A section of the Castanea sativa cultivar Marrone di Chiusa Pesio chromosome 12, ASM4071231v1 genome encodes:
- the LOC142620777 gene encoding uncharacterized protein LOC142620777, whose protein sequence is MKLTTEEDEVMSIPSVRRDKILEEFSLSLIGRFLTSKQINLRAAKNLLQNMWKLSDDMKIIEMGEGLLLFKFSMESQLQWIQVWGLPFDLINEEAGSDIGRSIGELVEVNCKAFSSDQSKFLWLRMEVPLDNPLRQGGPMISLEGVTLRVAFRYERLVGWCFNCGQIGHDHKECPSPVSVEDGNRPYGEWLKAGIRGRSVEAERAQNHPNRSQQTPREKP, encoded by the exons ATGAAGCTCACTACAGAGGAAGACGAGGTTATGTCAATCCCATCAGTGAGGAGGGATAAAATTTTGGAGGAATTCTCCCTAAGCCTCATAGGGAGATTTCTCACATCGAAGCAAATAAATTTACGTGCTGCAAAAAACTTGCTGCAGAATATGTGGAAGCTAAGTGACGATATGAAGATAATTGAAATGGGAGAAGGGCTTTTACTTTTCAAATTCTCGATGGAAAGCCAACTACAGTGG ATTCAAGTGTGGGGTCTGCCGTTTGATCTCATTAATGAAGAGGCTGGAAGTGATATTGGTAGGAGTATAGGCGAGTTGGTGGAAGTCAACTGCAAAGCCTTCAGCTCGGATCAATCCAAGTTTTTGTGGTTACGAATGGAGGTCCCACTTGATAATCCACTCCGGCAGGGAGGTCCAATGATTAGCCTAGAAGGAGTGACATTGCGAGTGGCTTTCAGGTATGAAAGGTTGGTGGGATGGTGTTTCAACTGTGGTCAGATAGGCCATGACCATAAGGAGTGCCCGTCACCGGTGAGCGTCGAAGATGGAAACCGACCCTATGGAGAATGGCTTAAGGCAGGGATAAGGGGGAGATCAGTGGAAGCTGAAAGGGCTCAAAACCATCCAAACCGAAGCCAGCAAACTCCACGAGAAAAACCATGA